Genomic segment of Ignavibacteriales bacterium:
TTTCTTTACTGATTTCCACTCCCTCTTTTATGGATGATGCTTTACCGCCAAGATAAATCATCGCACCGGATAAATTCAGTGATAAATCAGCAAGATCGCCGAACATTTCTCCTTGCAAAACTTTAATTGATTCATAAACCTCAAGCCAGTTGCCGATATAATTACCAAGCGGTTGATTCATATCCGTAATAAATGTAATTACTTTTTTATTGAATGCTTTTGCAGTATCGGTAAGAGATTCTGCTAGTGCTAATGAATCATTATACGTTTTCATGAAAGCGCCGGAGCCGGTTTTAACATCAAGAACTAATCCGTCAATTCCTTCTGCTAATTTCTTACTCATTATACTTCCCGTTATAAGCGGAATAGATTCAACAGTAGCCGTTACATCTCTTAGTGAATAAATTAATTTATCTGCCGGTGCGACTTCTTTTGTTTGTCCTGCTAAAACTGCGCCGCATTTTTTCAATACTGATTTATATTTAGACAAACTAATTTTTGTTTTGAATCCCGGAATTGCTTCTAGCTTATCAAGAGTTCCGCCAGTGTGCCCAAGTCCGCGGCCGCTAATCATTGGCACATTAACTCCGGCTGCTGCTACAATAGGTGCAAGAACTAACGAAGTTTTATCGCCTACTCCGCCTGTAGAATGCTTATCAATTTTTTTTCCTTTTATTGAATCAAGATTAATAACACTTCCGCTAAATAGCATTGCCTTAGTTAACCATGCTGTTTCTTTTTTGTTCAATCCCTTCAGATAAGCAGCCATTAGAAACGATGAGAATTGGTAATTTGGAATTTTC
This window contains:
- a CDS encoding thymidine phosphorylase — protein: MNTVELIRKKRDGESLTDEEIKYLVSNFTMGKIPNYQFSSFLMAAYLKGLNKKETAWLTKAMLFSGSVINLDSIKGKKIDKHSTGGVGDKTSLVLAPIVAAAGVNVPMISGRGLGHTGGTLDKLEAIPGFKTKISLSKYKSVLKKCGAVLAGQTKEVAPADKLIYSLRDVTATVESIPLITGSIMSKKLAEGIDGLVLDVKTGSGAFMKTYNDSLALAESLTDTAKAFNKKVITFITDMNQPLGNYIGNWLEVYESIKVLQGEMFGDLADLSLNLSGAMIYLGGKASSIKEGVEISKEIIASGKAFNKFLEIVKLQGGDVAMIKHPEKYPKSKIRESLIADKTGYIKTINNYEVGMASLELGAGRKTMEDKIDPKAGIIFYPKIGTKIKKGEVIAELYTDREENVASVKKKLLSAITVSNQKTQSVKLIKTIMGV